In a genomic window of Mucilaginibacter sp. KACC 22063:
- a CDS encoding APC family permease, with protein sequence MKHELGLLDGTMLVAGSMIGSGIFIVSADIIRHVGSSGWLIAVWLLTGFMTLTAAVSYGELSGMFPKAGGQYVYLKEAYNKLIAFLYGWSFFAVIQTGTIAAVGVAFSKFTAYLIPAVSEDNILYQLQWGDAAHPHKFTISAAQVVSIVLIIFLTWVNTRGVKSGKIIQTTFTLTKLLSLFGLIVFGFMAFKGDVWHANWSNAWNMHALNPNGSITALTATAAMGAIAASMVGSIFSSDAWNNVTFIAGEMKNPQRNIGLSLFLGTLIVTIIYVSANFVYTAVLPLHEIATAEKDRVAVAASHVIFGNVGTIIIALMIMVSTFGCNNGLILAGARVYYTMAKDGLFFKKTGTLNKNAVPEFALWIQCAVASILCLSGRYGDLLDMISFVVVIFYVLTIIGIYILRAKRPEIERPYKAFGYPVLPAIYVLMGVAFCILLIIYKPEYTWPGLIIVLIGIPIYYIAKRNIKPDDEKVYESAV encoded by the coding sequence ATGAAGCATGAGCTTGGCCTGCTCGATGGTACGATGCTGGTGGCAGGGTCAATGATTGGCTCCGGAATTTTTATTGTAAGCGCGGATATTATAAGGCATGTTGGCTCGTCCGGCTGGCTGATAGCGGTGTGGTTGCTAACTGGTTTTATGACATTGACTGCCGCTGTTAGTTATGGCGAACTAAGTGGTATGTTCCCAAAAGCCGGTGGACAGTATGTTTATCTGAAAGAAGCCTACAATAAACTAATTGCCTTTCTTTATGGCTGGAGTTTCTTTGCCGTAATACAAACCGGAACCATAGCAGCAGTAGGGGTGGCGTTCTCGAAGTTTACAGCATATCTGATCCCGGCAGTTAGCGAAGACAACATATTATACCAACTGCAATGGGGGGATGCTGCCCATCCGCATAAGTTCACCATAAGTGCTGCACAGGTAGTTTCAATTGTACTTATCATCTTCCTGACCTGGGTAAACACCCGTGGCGTAAAAAGCGGTAAAATCATCCAGACTACTTTTACGCTTACCAAACTTTTAAGCTTATTTGGGTTAATCGTTTTCGGATTTATGGCCTTTAAAGGTGATGTATGGCATGCTAACTGGAGCAACGCCTGGAATATGCATGCTTTAAACCCCAATGGATCTATAACTGCGCTGACTGCCACCGCAGCTATGGGGGCAATTGCGGCATCAATGGTTGGTTCGATATTTAGCAGCGATGCCTGGAACAACGTAACTTTCATAGCAGGGGAAATGAAAAACCCGCAGCGTAACATAGGTTTGAGCCTTTTTTTAGGTACGCTTATCGTTACTATTATTTATGTATCGGCCAACTTTGTTTACACCGCCGTTTTACCATTGCATGAAATTGCCACTGCCGAAAAAGACAGGGTAGCGGTAGCGGCATCGCATGTTATTTTTGGAAACGTGGGTACCATCATTATTGCGCTGATGATTATGGTATCCACTTTTGGTTGTAACAATGGTTTAATATTGGCTGGGGCACGCGTTTACTATACGATGGCTAAAGACGGGCTTTTTTTTAAAAAGACTGGTACGTTGAATAAAAACGCAGTTCCTGAATTTGCTTTATGGATACAATGCGCAGTGGCATCAATATTATGTTTAAGCGGCCGTTATGGCGACCTGCTGGATATGATCTCGTTTGTAGTGGTGATCTTTTATGTTTTGACGATTATCGGCATATATATACTACGTGCAAAACGTCCCGAAATCGAACGTCCTTACAAAGCTTTTGGATATCCAGTTTTACCGGCTATATATGTACTGATGGGAGTAGCTTTCTGTATCCTGCTTATTATTTACAAACCAGAATATACTTGGCCCGGATTAATCATTGTATTGATAGGAATCCCGATTTATTATATTGCAAAGCGCAATATAAAGCCAGATGATGAGAAAGTTTATGAAAGTGCGGTATAA
- a CDS encoding sodium-translocating pyrophosphatase yields MDFLNNYLIYLIPVFGLIGIAVMIGKSAWVTKQDAGDEGMKELSGYIADGAMAFLRAEWKVLSYFAVIAVILLAYSGSTVATSSPVIAVSFLIGAFLSAFAGYLGMRIATKANVRTTQAARTSLAKALKVSFTGGTVMGLGVAGLAVLGLGSLFIVFYTFYVKQHNGNVNGEEMQKALEVLAGFSLGAESIALFARVGGGIYTKAADVGADLVGKVEAGIPEDDVRNPATIADNVGDNVGDVAGMGADLFGSYVATILATMVLGREIQSKDAFGGIAPVLLPMVIAGLGLLFSIISASFVRIKNETDSVQSALNLGNWMSIILTAIATFFVVRWMLPEGNLYLIRDLDVNGNIKAGSLVFNKTGVFLSIVVGLIVGTLMSIITEYYTAMGKRPVLSIIRQSSTGHATNIIGGLAVGMESTVLPIIVLAAGIFGSYHFAGLYGVAIAAAGMMATTAMQLAIDAFGPIADNAGGIAEMNQLPEEVRHRTDNLDAVGNTTAATGKGFAIASAALTSLALFAAFVGVAGIDHIDIYKADVLAGLFVGGMIPFIFSALAISAVGRAAMAMVEEVRRQFRDIPGIMEYKAKPEYEKCVAISTQASIREMIAPGAIALITPIVIGFAFGPEVLGGLLAGVTVSGVLMGMFQSNAGGAWDNAKKSFEKGVEINGQMYYKKSEPHKASVTGDTVGDPFKDTSGPSMNILIKLMSIVSLVIAPHLNKAADTNKRIQKELKIRSMITQPIKAENKG; encoded by the coding sequence ATGGATTTTTTAAACAATTACTTAATTTATCTGATCCCTGTATTTGGCCTTATTGGCATTGCCGTCATGATCGGCAAGTCTGCCTGGGTAACCAAACAGGATGCAGGCGATGAAGGAATGAAAGAACTATCGGGCTATATTGCTGATGGTGCTATGGCCTTTCTTCGTGCCGAATGGAAAGTACTAAGCTATTTCGCAGTTATTGCCGTTATCTTATTAGCTTATTCGGGCAGTACGGTAGCTACTTCAAGTCCGGTAATAGCAGTTTCCTTTCTTATCGGCGCTTTTTTATCTGCATTTGCAGGTTACCTGGGTATGCGTATTGCCACTAAAGCAAATGTGCGTACTACGCAGGCAGCGCGTACCAGTTTAGCTAAAGCTTTAAAAGTATCATTTACCGGCGGCACCGTGATGGGATTAGGTGTTGCAGGTTTAGCGGTATTAGGCCTTGGCTCGTTATTTATTGTATTTTATACTTTTTATGTTAAACAACATAACGGCAATGTAAACGGCGAAGAAATGCAGAAAGCACTGGAAGTGCTGGCAGGCTTTTCTTTAGGTGCCGAATCTATTGCGCTATTTGCACGTGTAGGCGGCGGTATTTATACTAAAGCAGCCGACGTTGGTGCCGACCTTGTGGGCAAGGTTGAAGCCGGTATACCCGAGGATGATGTGCGTAACCCTGCTACTATTGCCGATAACGTGGGCGATAACGTAGGCGACGTTGCTGGTATGGGTGCCGACCTTTTCGGCTCATACGTGGCTACCATTTTGGCTACGATGGTTTTAGGCCGCGAGATCCAATCTAAAGATGCATTTGGTGGTATAGCACCCGTTTTGCTACCTATGGTAATTGCTGGGTTAGGACTGCTATTCTCCATTATAAGCGCATCATTTGTGCGCATTAAAAATGAGACTGACAGCGTACAAAGCGCGTTAAACCTGGGCAACTGGATGTCGATCATTTTAACTGCTATAGCTACATTTTTTGTAGTGAGATGGATGCTGCCGGAAGGTAACTTATACCTGATCCGCGACCTTGACGTGAACGGCAATATCAAAGCAGGTTCACTGGTTTTCAATAAAACAGGTGTATTTCTGTCGATAGTGGTAGGATTGATCGTGGGTACGCTCATGTCCATTATTACTGAATATTATACTGCAATGGGTAAACGCCCGGTATTATCTATCATACGTCAATCGTCAACCGGGCATGCTACCAATATTATTGGTGGCTTGGCTGTAGGTATGGAATCAACCGTGTTGCCTATCATCGTATTGGCAGCAGGTATATTTGGCTCATACCATTTTGCAGGCTTGTATGGCGTAGCTATTGCTGCTGCGGGTATGATGGCCACCACTGCTATGCAATTAGCTATTGACGCCTTTGGCCCTATTGCTGATAACGCCGGCGGTATTGCCGAAATGAACCAGTTGCCCGAAGAAGTACGCCACCGTACAGACAACCTGGATGCTGTGGGTAATACCACCGCCGCTACTGGAAAAGGCTTTGCCATAGCATCGGCAGCGTTAACCTCGCTTGCACTTTTTGCTGCGTTTGTGGGTGTTGCAGGTATCGATCATATTGACATTTACAAAGCTGATGTTTTAGCGGGATTATTTGTAGGCGGAATGATCCCTTTCATCTTTTCGGCACTGGCCATTTCAGCTGTTGGCCGCGCAGCCATGGCAATGGTTGAAGAAGTGCGCCGCCAGTTCCGCGATATACCCGGCATCATGGAATATAAAGCCAAACCCGAATATGAAAAATGCGTAGCCATTTCAACCCAAGCTTCTATCCGCGAAATGATTGCACCTGGAGCCATTGCCCTGATCACACCAATTGTGATCGGCTTTGCTTTCGGCCCTGAAGTTCTAGGCGGCTTATTAGCTGGTGTAACTGTATCTGGCGTATTGATGGGCATGTTCCAGAGCAATGCCGGTGGCGCATGGGATAATGCCAAAAAGTCTTTCGAAAAAGGCGTTGAGATCAATGGACAGATGTATTATAAAAAATCAGAACCACACAAGGCATCTGTAACCGGCGATACCGTAGGTGATCCGTTTAAAGATACATCAGGCCCTTCGATGAACATCCTGATTAAACTGATGTCGATTGTTTCGCTGGTGATTGCACCGCACCTGAACAAAGCGGCTGATACCAACAAGCGCATTCAGAAAGAGCTGAAGATAAGATCAATGATCACACAACCAATAAAAGCTGAAAACAAAGGATAA
- a CDS encoding RES family NAD+ phosphorylase: MIVYRIVKSEKRARDISGMGAFMNGGRWNSPGTYMLYASENSSLAFLETLVHFEADNVPPNLYIIRMEIDADEKLIYTLPPKSYPKNWLHIDYIENKLIGDKLMSEGKYLAVRVRSAINVYEYNYLLNPIFPRYHDLVKIISVERLDIDQRLIEYK, from the coding sequence ATGATTGTTTACCGCATAGTAAAGTCAGAAAAGCGGGCAAGGGATATTTCGGGCATGGGCGCCTTTATGAATGGCGGCCGCTGGAACAGCCCTGGTACTTACATGCTTTATGCCAGTGAGAATAGTTCTTTAGCTTTTTTAGAGACACTGGTGCATTTTGAGGCAGATAACGTTCCGCCAAACCTGTACATCATCCGTATGGAAATAGATGCGGATGAAAAATTGATCTACACACTTCCGCCTAAAAGCTACCCTAAAAACTGGCTGCACATTGATTACATAGAAAATAAACTGATTGGCGATAAATTAATGAGCGAGGGGAAGTACTTAGCCGTAAGGGTGCGTTCGGCCATTAATGTTTACGAATATAATTATCTCTTAAATCCGATCTTCCCGCGCTATCATGATCTTGTTAAAATTATTTCTGTAGAACGGCTGGATATAGACCAGCGTTTGATAGAATATAAATAA
- the parS gene encoding type II RES/Xre toxin-antitoxin system antitoxin, protein MQVLSKIKAIHKPDLVDLLGGIKLVDADIRSEFDLINLSNTGIKKASLDALIGHLGMSKKSFTENILNVSVKTMERKKNDEVLDKRTSSYIIEIAKVTEHAFEVFESEEKVQSWLNTPNRALNQMKPIDLFDMPTGLMMVDRILGRIEEGVYS, encoded by the coding sequence ATGCAAGTATTGTCAAAAATAAAAGCCATTCATAAGCCAGATCTGGTTGATCTGCTTGGTGGGATAAAACTGGTTGATGCAGATATCCGTTCGGAGTTTGACCTGATCAATCTGAGCAATACGGGTATCAAAAAGGCTTCGCTTGATGCGCTGATCGGCCATTTGGGGATGTCAAAAAAGTCATTTACCGAAAACATACTCAACGTTTCTGTGAAAACAATGGAACGTAAAAAGAACGACGAAGTATTGGATAAACGTACATCATCATACATCATCGAAATAGCTAAGGTTACTGAACATGCTTTTGAAGTTTTTGAAAGTGAAGAAAAAGTACAAAGCTGGCTTAATACCCCTAACCGTGCGCTTAACCAAATGAAACCGATCGACCTATTTGACATGCCGACCGGTTTAATGATGGTTGACCGGATACTTGGGCGCATAGAAGAAGGCGTATATTCCTGA
- a CDS encoding amino acid permease: MSLFIKKSINQLLAASAESDKSLKRTLGPVALIALGIGAIIGAGLFVRTAAAAGGNAGPAVTISFIIAAIGCALAGLCYAEFASMIPIAGSAYTYSYATMGEFIAWIIGWDLVLEYALGAATVAIGWSQYLNDLCHTFFGFTIPYEWSHSPFQVSDAGVHGLVNIPAILIIFLLTLLLIRGTAESAVVNNIIVLVKVAIVLLIIGFGWQFINPANHTPYTIPADAGSVTLNTGIVHNYADTWNHGWFGVLRGASIVFFAFIGFDAVSTAAQEAKNPQKDMPMGILVSLVICTALYILFSHVLTGVASYKEFLSQGSEASVSYAIRHHMPGYEWLAKLVTVAILAGFSSVILVMLMGQTRVFYTMSTDGLVPSVFSKLHPKYRTPYKSQWLFFVFVSIFAGFVPDSIVGDMVSIGTLFAFVLVCLGIFILRKTDPNIKRPFKTPLYKIVCPLGALVCLGMIVSEGWENWARLIVWLIIGFIVYFGYSIKHSHVRKGTTEIPNDPPNPSYIE, encoded by the coding sequence ATGAGTTTATTTATTAAAAAATCCATCAACCAGTTGCTTGCAGCATCTGCTGAATCGGATAAAAGCTTAAAGCGAACGTTAGGTCCTGTTGCCCTTATTGCCCTGGGTATAGGTGCAATTATCGGTGCGGGTTTGTTCGTACGTACTGCTGCAGCTGCGGGTGGTAATGCAGGCCCGGCTGTAACCATATCATTTATTATAGCAGCCATAGGTTGCGCATTAGCCGGCCTTTGCTACGCCGAATTTGCCAGTATGATCCCGATTGCCGGTAGCGCCTATACTTATTCATACGCTACAATGGGTGAGTTTATTGCGTGGATCATTGGCTGGGACTTAGTTTTAGAGTACGCACTTGGCGCCGCAACGGTAGCCATAGGCTGGTCGCAATATCTTAACGACCTCTGTCATACATTTTTTGGGTTCACCATACCCTATGAGTGGAGCCACTCGCCTTTCCAGGTATCTGACGCAGGTGTGCACGGGCTTGTAAACATTCCCGCTATCCTTATTATCTTCTTACTAACACTTTTATTGATCCGCGGTACAGCAGAATCTGCCGTTGTAAATAACATCATCGTGTTAGTTAAGGTAGCTATTGTATTGTTAATTATCGGTTTCGGCTGGCAGTTTATTAACCCTGCTAACCATACTCCTTATACTATTCCGGCTGATGCAGGCTCGGTAACTTTGAACACCGGAATTGTTCATAATTATGCCGATACGTGGAATCACGGATGGTTTGGTGTGTTGCGTGGCGCAAGTATCGTTTTCTTTGCCTTTATTGGTTTCGATGCGGTTTCTACAGCAGCTCAGGAAGCAAAGAACCCGCAGAAAGATATGCCAATGGGTATCCTTGTTTCACTGGTAATTTGTACTGCTTTATACATCTTATTTTCACACGTTTTAACCGGTGTTGCATCTTATAAAGAGTTTTTAAGCCAGGGCAGCGAAGCTTCTGTTTCTTATGCCATACGCCATCACATGCCGGGTTACGAGTGGCTTGCAAAACTGGTAACAGTAGCTATTTTAGCAGGTTTCTCATCAGTTATCCTGGTGATGTTAATGGGCCAAACCCGTGTATTCTACACCATGAGCACAGACGGTTTGGTACCAAGCGTATTCTCTAAACTACACCCTAAATACCGTACCCCTTACAAATCACAATGGTTATTCTTTGTGTTTGTATCAATATTTGCAGGGTTTGTACCTGATAGTATTGTAGGTGATATGGTAAGTATAGGAACTTTGTTCGCATTCGTACTGGTATGCCTTGGTATTTTTATTCTGCGCAAAACAGATCCAAACATTAAACGCCCGTTTAAAACACCGTTGTATAAAATCGTTTGCCCGCTTGGTGCTTTAGTATGCTTAGGCATGATTGTAAGCGAAGGCTGGGAAAACTGGGCCCGTTTAATTGTATGGCTGATCATCGGCTTTATCGTGTACTTTGGTTATAGCATTAAACATTCGCATGTACGCAAAGGCACTACCGAAATTCCGAACGATCCGCCAAATCCTTCTTATATCGAATAG
- a CDS encoding carbon-nitrogen hydrolase family protein — translation MRIALATPPFPKSINDGLFWVDKLATEAANKGAAIICFPESYIPGYPAEEFDVESHSQQKLEQALDQACKIAREHNIAIILPMDWELSQGIFNVAFVISEQGEVLGYQTKNQLDPSEDNRWLPGTELHLFEVRGIKFGIVICHEGFRYPETVRQLARRGAQIVFHPHFAGSNKEGIKPTQWGHPDNPYYEKAMMMRSIENTIYFASVNYATDYPESTTSLINPDGKCIAYQPYGEAGVLVADINPELATAYLAKRLKSQLYQE, via the coding sequence ATGAGAATAGCTTTAGCAACGCCTCCTTTTCCAAAGTCAATAAACGATGGCTTATTCTGGGTTGATAAATTAGCAACAGAAGCTGCTAATAAAGGCGCAGCAATTATTTGCTTCCCCGAATCTTATATACCCGGCTACCCTGCCGAAGAATTTGATGTAGAAAGCCATTCGCAGCAAAAGTTAGAACAAGCCTTAGATCAGGCCTGCAAGATAGCCCGGGAGCACAACATCGCTATTATTTTACCGATGGATTGGGAACTGTCGCAAGGCATATTTAACGTTGCTTTTGTAATTTCTGAACAGGGCGAGGTACTGGGCTACCAAACTAAAAATCAGCTTGACCCATCTGAAGATAACCGCTGGTTACCCGGAACGGAGCTCCATTTGTTTGAAGTGCGGGGCATAAAATTTGGAATAGTCATTTGCCACGAAGGCTTCCGGTATCCTGAAACGGTAAGGCAACTGGCTCGCCGGGGTGCACAGATCGTATTTCATCCACATTTTGCAGGCAGCAATAAAGAAGGTATTAAACCTACACAATGGGGCCACCCCGATAATCCTTACTATGAAAAAGCAATGATGATGCGGTCTATTGAAAATACCATCTATTTTGCAAGTGTAAACTACGCAACCGACTATCCCGAATCGACAACTTCATTAATAAACCCCGATGGAAAATGCATCGCTTACCAGCCTTATGGCGAGGCAGGTGTTTTAGTAGCAGATATCAACCCCGAATTAGCTACCGCTTATTTAGCCAAAAGGTTAAAATCTCAACTTTATCAAGAATAA
- a CDS encoding MFS transporter — MKGDKNLWVLICVCVINSLGFGIIVPLLYSYGKKFGVTEQTIGFLTASFSIAQFFATPLLGAISDKWGRKPVLAISLAGTCLSFLLFATAQNIYMLFAARILDGLTGGNISVAQAMISDTATADDRAKKFGYLSSAFGFGFVLGPAIGGLLSKFGLTFPFYFAAGIALMGTLATVFFLKETYTEDKRKQGGKNTFTFTSLATVVKKPVIGTAVITSFLLAMGQFTMIIGFQTFSVDQLKINPTQIGLFYAGFGITGIIMQLCVPFFTKVFSSKSVILLLSTMLCLVAMFATGFANGFIFFAACLFVYGLFNGLRNPMLNAIIADHNDPKRQGEVLGVNQSYASIGQTLGPVGAGLITAISVHAVFFLSAFYILIGFLLTFRLKSKEKQHTC; from the coding sequence ATGAAGGGCGATAAGAATTTGTGGGTACTCATCTGCGTATGCGTTATCAACTCATTAGGATTTGGTATCATAGTGCCCCTGCTTTATTCTTATGGCAAAAAATTTGGCGTCACCGAACAGACCATCGGTTTTTTGACGGCTTCCTTCTCTATAGCGCAGTTTTTTGCCACTCCACTCTTGGGCGCTATTTCAGACAAATGGGGACGGAAGCCTGTATTGGCCATCAGCCTGGCGGGTACCTGTCTATCCTTTCTGCTGTTTGCAACCGCTCAAAACATTTATATGCTTTTCGCTGCCCGGATATTGGATGGGCTTACTGGCGGCAACATCTCTGTAGCGCAGGCCATGATATCTGATACCGCTACTGCAGACGACCGTGCTAAAAAGTTCGGATATTTGAGTTCTGCATTTGGTTTTGGCTTTGTGTTGGGCCCGGCTATTGGTGGCTTGCTAAGCAAGTTTGGGCTTACTTTTCCCTTTTACTTTGCAGCAGGTATTGCACTAATGGGTACACTGGCTACTGTCTTCTTCCTAAAAGAAACTTATACGGAAGATAAACGCAAACAGGGTGGCAAAAATACGTTCACCTTTACCTCGCTGGCTACAGTGGTGAAGAAACCGGTAATTGGCACCGCTGTAATCACCAGCTTTTTACTGGCTATGGGGCAGTTCACCATGATCATCGGCTTTCAAACCTTCAGTGTAGATCAGCTTAAGATCAATCCAACGCAAATTGGTTTGTTTTATGCAGGGTTTGGCATTACAGGCATCATCATGCAGTTATGCGTTCCGTTTTTCACCAAGGTATTTTCGTCAAAGTCGGTCATATTATTATTATCCACCATGCTTTGCCTGGTTGCCATGTTTGCCACGGGCTTTGCCAATGGGTTTATTTTCTTTGCCGCCTGCCTTTTTGTTTATGGCTTATTCAACGGCTTACGTAACCCCATGCTCAACGCCATTATAGCCGACCACAATGACCCGAAGCGACAGGGAGAAGTGCTGGGTGTTAACCAATCATATGCTTCTATCGGTCAAACGCTTGGCCCGGTAGGCGCAGGCTTAATTACGGCCATATCTGTACATGCTGTATTTTTTTTATCGGCTTTCTACATTTTAATAGGCTTTTTGCTTACTTTCAGGTTGAAATCAAAAGAGAAACAACACACCTGCTAA
- a CDS encoding MarC family protein — translation MYFDPKQILSVTMILFAIIDILGAIPVIIQLRQRVGHIQSEKASIAVLVLMITFLFLGEQLLNVIGLDIPSFAIAGSLVIFIIAMEMILGIHLFSNEDMPASASIVPLAFPLIAGAGTMTTLLSLKSQYATQNIIVGITLNTLFVYMVLKNVKWLEKLLGQTGLNILRKAFGVILLAIAIKLFRSNTHL, via the coding sequence ATGTACTTTGATCCTAAGCAAATACTTTCGGTAACCATGATCCTGTTTGCCATCATTGATATTTTGGGGGCAATTCCGGTTATTATTCAGCTGCGCCAGCGCGTTGGCCATATCCAGTCTGAAAAGGCGAGTATAGCCGTGCTTGTGCTGATGATTACCTTTTTGTTTCTTGGAGAGCAGTTACTAAATGTAATCGGGCTGGATATACCTTCATTCGCTATTGCAGGTTCATTGGTGATATTTATTATTGCGATGGAAATGATCTTAGGCATTCACCTTTTCAGTAATGAGGACATGCCTGCCAGTGCATCTATTGTACCGTTAGCATTTCCGCTTATTGCAGGTGCAGGCACCATGACCACCCTTCTTTCGCTTAAATCACAGTACGCTACACAGAATATTATTGTAGGTATTACCCTCAATACTTTGTTTGTATACATGGTGCTTAAGAACGTAAAATGGCTTGAAAAACTGCTTGGCCAAACTGGGCTCAACATCTTGCGTAAAGCATTTGGCGTTATCCTGCTGGCTATTGCCATTAAACTATTCAGAAGTAATACACACTTATAA
- a CDS encoding RsmB/NOP family class I SAM-dependent RNA methyltransferase: MKALNQLKTFQRILSQYPADTPLGKFLPGFFRMNKQMGSTDRKVASRLIYNYFRLGKALPSLPDDERLLVAEFLCNNQVNSFIQHFKPEWAACIGFSLDEKIAIIKSAHPDFKLSDVYPWADRLSAGIDRDAFLKSFFIQPDLFIRVRKGFEQQVKNELKKAEITFKDEGNNCFSLPNGTRLENIFPKQHWFEVQDMSSQQTGQFFKPQKWEQWWDACAASGGKSLLLNEQEPDLKLVVSDIRESILANLDERFDQVGLRRYQKKLLDLTENPDPYMHDYAFDGIILDAPCSGSGTWGRTPEMISQFNPVRIDFFQRLQQSIIPNVVKYLKADKPLIYITCSAFKAENEDAVDFMVSELGLKVESQQVLKGYEHKADTMFVARLVK, from the coding sequence ATGAAAGCCCTTAACCAGCTTAAAACATTTCAGCGTATTTTATCCCAATATCCGGCAGATACACCGCTTGGTAAGTTTCTTCCGGGTTTTTTCAGGATGAATAAGCAAATGGGCTCTACCGATAGGAAAGTGGCCAGCAGGTTAATCTATAACTATTTTCGTTTGGGTAAGGCGTTGCCCTCTTTGCCGGATGACGAGCGTTTGCTGGTTGCCGAGTTTTTGTGCAACAACCAGGTCAACTCTTTTATTCAGCATTTTAAGCCCGAGTGGGCAGCCTGTATCGGGTTCAGCCTTGACGAAAAGATTGCCATCATTAAATCGGCACATCCAGACTTCAAATTATCAGATGTATATCCCTGGGCCGACCGCCTTTCTGCCGGTATCGACCGTGATGCTTTCCTGAAATCATTTTTCATTCAGCCTGATCTTTTTATCCGTGTTCGTAAGGGGTTTGAGCAACAGGTAAAAAACGAACTCAAGAAGGCAGAGATTACTTTCAAAGACGAAGGCAATAATTGCTTCTCATTACCTAACGGCACCCGGTTGGAAAATATATTTCCAAAACAGCACTGGTTTGAAGTACAAGATATGTCGTCACAGCAGACGGGCCAGTTCTTTAAGCCGCAAAAGTGGGAGCAATGGTGGGATGCCTGTGCTGCATCGGGTGGTAAGTCGTTACTGTTAAATGAACAGGAACCTGATCTTAAATTAGTGGTATCAGATATCAGGGAAAGTATATTGGCCAACCTCGATGAACGCTTTGACCAGGTGGGCTTGCGCAGGTATCAGAAGAAACTGTTAGACCTTACTGAAAATCCCGACCCATATATGCATGATTATGCCTTTGACGGCATTATACTTGATGCGCCTTGCAGTGGTTCAGGCACCTGGGGACGTACGCCGGAAATGATCAGTCAATTTAACCCGGTGCGTATCGATTTTTTTCAAAGGCTGCAGCAAAGCATTATCCCTAACGTTGTTAAATACCTTAAGGCAGATAAGCCGCTCATTTATATCACCTGTTCTGCTTTTAAAGCAGAGAACGAAGACGCCGTAGATTTTATGGTTAGCGAACTTGGGCTAAAAGTAGAAAGCCAGCAGGTATTAAAAGGCTATGAGCATAAAGCCGATACCATGTTTGTTGCAAGGCTGGTAAAGTGA